The Vibrio tarriae genome includes a window with the following:
- the mukB gene encoding chromosome partition protein MukB, which yields MIERGKYQSLTMINWNGFFARTFDIDNLVTTLSGGNGAGKSTTMAAFITALIPDQSLLHFRNTTEAGSSQASRDKGLYGKLQAGACYAALDVVNSRNQRLLFAVKLQQVAGRDKKVDIKPFLIQGLPSHVKPTDVLVETVSDKHARVRQINEVKDAVGQIEGAHFKSFPSIVDYHAQMFEFGVIPKKLRNSSDRSKFYRLIEASLYGGISSAITRSLRDYLLPQNGGVKKAFQDMESALRENRMTLEAIKTTQADRDLFKHLITESTNYVAADYMRHANDRRNKVGQTLVLRGELFSSRETLIEQNSLLNRVHEELELLVEQESALEQDYQGASDHLQLVQNALRQQEKIERYQEDLEELNFRLEEQMMVVEEANERVMMAEERTTISEEEVDSLKSQLADYQQALDVQQTRALQYQQAVQALDKARRLLDKPELTAESAQALATQLKAEQETRTSELLALKHKLDMSSAAAQQFNHAFELVKRVLGEVARSEASKQAQQVIRQAREAQHVVQNEAQWQAQQRDLERQLEQQRSVRELATQYHKQHMVVLDDAATVGLERERHSALLEELETEQENCREQRGQLRHQEQELQTQIARFESIAPAWIKANDALETLREQSGAELADSQSVMAQMQQVLELEKAQSMAKDKLAERRTKLDSEIERLASPGGSNDPRLKGLADTLGGVLLSEIYDDITIDDAPYFSAMYGPARHAIVVSDLSGIKEKLVELDDCPEDLYLIEGDVDAFDDSSFNAEELEGAVCVQLNQRQMRYSRFPAIPLFGRAAREQRLELLREERDDVVEQHAKASFDSQKLQRLYASFNQFVAMHLQVAFDADPEQALANARDKRNQLLRSISEFEAQEQQLRSQLQASKQALAALDKLAPQMSLLDEETLEARYHELEEKLQQLSEAKAFIAAHGRTISELDKVAVVLDADPEQFDALEQQYQQADQALQQLKAQIFALSDLLERRHHFAYSDSVDLLNQSSELSEQLKAKLVQAESERTRSREELKQAQAQLSQYNQLLASLKSSHQAKLETVQEFKQELQEFGVHADEGAIERAQRRRDELQERLHTSRSRKSEYERTITSTELEMKALVKRMKKVEKDYQDLRTFVVNAKAGWCSVLRLARQNDVERRLHKRELAYLSADELRSMSDKSLGALRLAVANNEDLRDALRQSEDNSRPERKVLFYIAVYQHLRERIRQDIIRTDDPVEAIEEMEVELARLTEELTQREQRLAISSDSVASIIRKTIQREQNRIRMLNQGLSNISFGQVNGVRLNVKVRESHEILLAGLSEQQAQHKDLFESARYTFSEAMAKLFQRVNPHIDMGQRSPQVLGEELLDYRNYLELSVEVNRGSDGWLQAESGALSTGEAIGTGQSILLMVVQSWEEESRRLRSKDIVPCRLLFLDEAARLDAKSIATLFELCERLDMQLLIAAPENISPEKGTTYKLVRKVFKDHEHVHVVGLRGFAQTEKPKTAEQKFAEELTGELTD from the coding sequence ATGATTGAACGAGGTAAATATCAATCGCTAACCATGATCAACTGGAACGGCTTCTTTGCGCGTACCTTTGACATTGATAATTTAGTGACCACTTTATCCGGTGGTAACGGTGCGGGTAAGTCTACCACCATGGCGGCGTTTATCACCGCTTTGATCCCAGACCAAAGCCTGCTCCATTTCCGTAACACTACCGAAGCGGGGAGCTCGCAAGCTTCTCGCGATAAAGGTTTGTACGGTAAGCTGCAAGCGGGGGCGTGTTACGCCGCGTTGGATGTGGTGAACTCACGTAACCAACGTTTACTGTTTGCGGTGAAGCTACAACAAGTGGCGGGACGTGATAAGAAAGTGGATATCAAACCTTTCTTGATCCAAGGTTTGCCAAGTCATGTTAAACCGACCGATGTGTTGGTCGAAACCGTATCCGACAAACATGCGCGTGTTCGCCAAATCAATGAAGTGAAAGATGCAGTGGGTCAGATTGAAGGCGCGCACTTCAAATCTTTCCCGTCGATTGTGGATTACCACGCGCAGATGTTTGAATTCGGCGTGATCCCGAAAAAACTGCGTAACAGCTCAGACCGTTCAAAATTCTACCGTTTGATTGAAGCTTCGCTTTACGGCGGTATTTCCAGTGCAATCACCCGTTCACTGCGTGATTATCTGCTGCCACAAAATGGCGGCGTGAAGAAAGCGTTCCAAGATATGGAATCCGCGCTGCGTGAAAACCGCATGACGCTGGAAGCGATCAAGACCACGCAAGCGGATCGAGATCTGTTCAAACACCTGATCACCGAATCGACCAATTATGTGGCTGCGGACTACATGCGCCACGCCAATGATCGTCGCAACAAAGTGGGACAAACGTTGGTTCTGCGCGGTGAGTTGTTCTCTTCTCGTGAAACCCTGATTGAGCAAAACAGCTTGCTGAACCGTGTTCACGAAGAGCTAGAACTGCTGGTTGAGCAAGAGTCTGCGCTGGAGCAAGATTACCAAGGCGCGTCTGACCACCTGCAATTGGTGCAAAACGCGCTGCGTCAGCAAGAAAAAATTGAACGCTACCAAGAAGATCTCGAAGAGCTGAATTTCCGCCTCGAAGAGCAGATGATGGTGGTCGAAGAAGCCAATGAGCGAGTGATGATGGCCGAAGAGCGCACCACCATCAGTGAAGAGGAAGTGGATAGCCTCAAATCGCAATTGGCCGATTATCAGCAAGCCCTCGACGTGCAGCAAACCCGTGCTCTGCAATATCAACAAGCCGTGCAAGCGCTCGATAAAGCGCGTCGCTTATTGGATAAGCCAGAACTCACTGCGGAAAGTGCGCAAGCGTTAGCTACTCAACTGAAAGCGGAGCAGGAAACGCGCACCAGCGAACTGTTGGCTCTCAAACACAAGCTGGATATGTCTTCAGCCGCGGCGCAGCAGTTCAACCATGCGTTTGAATTGGTGAAACGCGTGCTGGGTGAGGTCGCGCGCAGTGAAGCTTCGAAGCAAGCGCAGCAAGTGATCCGCCAAGCGCGTGAAGCTCAACATGTGGTGCAAAATGAAGCGCAGTGGCAAGCACAACAACGAGACCTTGAGCGCCAACTTGAGCAGCAACGCAGCGTGCGTGAGCTGGCAACCCAATACCACAAACAACATATGGTGGTATTGGATGATGCCGCGACCGTCGGGTTAGAGCGTGAGCGCCACTCTGCACTGCTAGAAGAGCTGGAAACCGAGCAGGAAAACTGCCGTGAACAACGTGGTCAACTGCGCCATCAAGAGCAAGAACTGCAAACGCAAATCGCCCGTTTTGAGTCAATTGCACCTGCATGGATCAAAGCTAACGATGCATTAGAAACGCTACGTGAGCAAAGTGGTGCAGAACTGGCGGATAGCCAATCTGTCATGGCGCAAATGCAGCAAGTGTTGGAGCTGGAAAAAGCCCAATCCATGGCAAAAGATAAGCTCGCCGAGCGTCGCACGAAACTCGATAGCGAAATTGAGCGTTTAGCTTCTCCGGGTGGCTCTAACGATCCGCGTCTGAAAGGTTTGGCGGACACGCTAGGCGGTGTGCTGCTATCGGAAATTTATGACGACATCACCATTGATGATGCGCCGTATTTCAGTGCGATGTACGGCCCTGCGCGTCACGCGATTGTGGTGTCGGATCTCTCTGGTATTAAAGAAAAACTGGTTGAACTGGATGACTGTCCGGAAGATCTCTACCTCATCGAAGGTGATGTAGATGCGTTTGATGACAGCTCATTCAATGCCGAAGAGCTGGAAGGTGCGGTGTGCGTTCAGCTTAACCAGCGCCAAATGCGCTACTCGCGCTTCCCAGCCATTCCACTGTTTGGCCGCGCGGCGCGTGAGCAGCGTTTAGAGCTGCTACGTGAAGAGCGTGATGACGTGGTTGAGCAACACGCCAAAGCTTCGTTCGATTCGCAAAAGTTGCAACGTCTGTACGCCAGCTTCAACCAGTTTGTGGCGATGCACTTGCAAGTGGCGTTTGATGCCGACCCTGAGCAAGCCTTAGCGAATGCGCGCGATAAGCGTAATCAACTGCTGCGTTCGATCAGCGAATTTGAAGCACAAGAGCAGCAACTGCGTAGCCAGTTGCAAGCCAGTAAACAAGCGTTAGCTGCGCTAGACAAACTTGCGCCGCAAATGAGTCTACTTGACGAAGAGACGCTCGAAGCCCGTTACCACGAGCTTGAAGAAAAACTGCAACAGCTGAGTGAGGCCAAAGCCTTTATCGCTGCGCATGGCCGTACCATCAGCGAGCTGGATAAAGTGGCGGTGGTACTCGATGCCGACCCAGAGCAGTTTGATGCGCTGGAGCAACAATACCAGCAAGCTGACCAAGCACTACAGCAACTCAAAGCGCAAATTTTTGCGCTGTCGGATCTGCTTGAACGCCGTCATCACTTTGCTTATTCCGACTCGGTGGATCTGCTCAACCAAAGCAGTGAGCTGAGTGAACAGCTCAAAGCGAAATTGGTGCAGGCGGAAAGTGAACGTACCCGCAGCCGTGAAGAGCTGAAACAGGCGCAAGCTCAGCTCAGCCAATACAATCAGCTGTTGGCATCACTGAAAAGTTCGCACCAAGCTAAGCTGGAAACGGTACAAGAGTTTAAACAAGAGCTGCAAGAGTTTGGTGTGCATGCTGACGAAGGTGCGATTGAGCGTGCTCAGCGTCGTCGTGATGAGCTGCAAGAGCGTCTGCACACTTCACGCAGTCGTAAGAGCGAATACGAACGTACCATCACCTCCACTGAGCTGGAAATGAAAGCGCTGGTCAAGCGCATGAAGAAAGTCGAGAAAGATTATCAAGACCTGCGCACTTTCGTGGTCAACGCGAAAGCGGGTTGGTGCTCGGTACTGCGTCTTGCGCGCCAAAATGATGTTGAACGTCGTCTGCACAAGCGTGAGCTGGCTTACCTGTCTGCCGATGAACTGCGTTCGATGTCCGATAAATCATTGGGTGCGCTGCGTCTCGCGGTCGCCAACAATGAAGATCTGCGTGATGCACTGCGCCAGTCGGAAGATAACTCGCGTCCTGAGCGTAAAGTGCTGTTCTACATTGCGGTGTATCAGCATCTGCGTGAGCGCATTCGTCAAGACATCATTCGCACCGACGATCCGGTCGAAGCGATTGAAGAGATGGAAGTTGAACTGGCTCGTTTGACCGAAGAGTTGACCCAGCGTGAGCAACGTTTGGCGATCAGTTCGGATTCGGTAGCCAGCATCATCCGCAAAACCATTCAGCGTGAGCAAAACCGAATTCGTATGCTCAACCAAGGGCTGTCGAACATCTCCTTTGGTCAGGTGAACGGTGTGCGCCTGAATGTGAAAGTGCGTGAAAGCCATGAAATCCTGCTGGCAGGATTATCTGAGCAGCAAGCGCAGCACAAAGATCTGTTTGAAAGCGCGCGTTACACCTTCTCAGAAGCGATGGCTAAGCTGTTCCAACGCGTGAACCCTCACATCGACATGGGTCAACGTTCACCGCAAGTGCTGGGTGAGGAGCTTTTGGATTACCGTAACTACCTAGAGCTGAGTGTGGAAGTGAACCGTGGTTCGGATGGTTGGCTACAAGCTGAATCGGGCGCATTGTCGACCGGTGAAGCGATCGGTACCGGTCAGTCCATCCTGCTGATGGTGGTACAAAGCTGGGAAGAGGAGTCGCGTCGTCTGCGCAGTAAAGATATTGTGCCGTGTCGCCTGTTGTTCCTTGATGAAGCTGCGCGTCTGGATGCCAAATCCATCGCCACCTTGTTTGAGCTGTGTGAGCGTCTGGATATGCAGTTACTGATTGCTGCGCCAGAGAACATCAGCCCAGAGAAGGGCACCACTTACAAACTGGTACGTAAAGTGTTTAAAGATCACGAGCACGTACATGTGGTCGGGCTACGCGGTTTTGCGCAAACCGAAAAGCCAAAAACGGCGGAGCAGAAATTCGCCGAAGAATTGACGGGTGAGCTAACCGATTAA
- a CDS encoding Lrp/AsnC family transcriptional regulator translates to MDRFDERILHELQLDGRVSNVELAERVGLSPSATLRRVQDLERKKIIKGYRAVLDKNQLEVGFIAYVAIGLNSHTKQSQLSFEQHVRFAKEVVECHNITGMNEYLLRVETKDLVAYKRFHADVLGECAVVKSITTMVVMDSPKDERQ, encoded by the coding sequence ATGGACAGGTTTGACGAAAGAATATTGCACGAGCTGCAACTCGATGGTCGAGTTTCCAATGTGGAGTTAGCCGAGCGCGTGGGGTTATCGCCCTCCGCCACCCTGCGTCGCGTGCAAGATTTAGAGCGCAAGAAAATAATCAAAGGCTATCGCGCGGTATTGGATAAAAACCAGCTTGAGGTCGGTTTTATCGCGTATGTGGCGATTGGCTTAAACAGCCATACCAAGCAATCACAGCTCAGCTTTGAGCAGCATGTCCGCTTTGCTAAAGAAGTGGTGGAATGCCACAACATCACTGGCATGAACGAATATTTGCTGCGCGTGGAAACCAAAGATCTGGTGGCTTACAAACGCTTCCATGCCGATGTGCTTGGCGAATGTGCGGTGGTGAAATCCATTACCACCATGGTGGTGATGGATTCACCCAAAGATGAGCGGCAGTAA
- a CDS encoding LysE family translocator, with the protein MDYTLFGPLLAFAFVSTFSPGPNNIMLMTSGANVGFLRTIPHMLGITFGFSIMVLLVGVGLTELFQRYPILQQGLQILCTLYLVYLAVKIALSRPSKEGQEYQPMSFVAAALFQWVNPKGWSMALTAVSVFNPNASWLQLGLIALVFALVNLPSVSVWTAAGKQLSYWMNHPNYVRWFNGAMGGLLLLSVVPML; encoded by the coding sequence ATGGATTACACCTTATTTGGACCACTGTTGGCATTTGCTTTTGTGTCTACTTTTTCGCCGGGTCCAAACAACATCATGCTAATGACATCGGGAGCCAACGTCGGTTTTCTGCGCACTATCCCGCACATGTTGGGGATTACGTTTGGTTTTAGCATCATGGTGCTTCTGGTCGGCGTAGGCTTGACGGAACTGTTTCAGCGTTATCCGATCCTTCAACAAGGGTTACAAATTCTCTGCACTTTGTACTTGGTGTATCTGGCGGTCAAAATTGCCCTGAGTCGACCCTCCAAAGAGGGTCAAGAGTATCAGCCGATGTCTTTTGTGGCGGCGGCGCTGTTTCAGTGGGTCAATCCCAAAGGTTGGTCAATGGCGCTGACGGCGGTGAGTGTGTTTAACCCGAATGCGAGTTGGTTACAGCTCGGTTTGATTGCGCTGGTGTTTGCGTTAGTGAATTTACCTTCAGTCAGTGTGTGGACTGCCGCAGGCAAGCAACTGAGCTACTGGATGAATCATCCCAATTATGTGCGTTGGTTTAATGGGGCGATGGGGGGATTGTTACTGCTTTCGGTAGTACCGATGCTTTGA
- a CDS encoding YgiQ family radical SAM protein, which translates to MHSEVTPIHHYKKYWAECFGTAPFLPTSREEMDQLGWDSCDVIIVTGDAYVDHPSFGMAIIGRLLEAQGFRVGIIAQPEWQTKDAFMALGKPNLFFGVTAGNMDSMINRYTADKKIRHDDAYTPNNKGGMRPDRCSLVYSQRCREAYKDVPIVLGGIEASLRRVAHYDYWSDKVRRSILLDAKADILLFGNAERALVEVAHRLANGESINKMIDVRGTAVNLAQVPEHFKIIDSTRIDQPNKPFVPSNPYEVETQCATKGDEKEEAQPITIRPSRHDAKTTAVRLPSFEKLVNDRILYAHASRVLHLETNPYSGRALVQRHGDRELWVNQAPIPLTTEEMDFVFGLYYARVPHPKYGDAKIPAYDMIKTSVNIMRGCFGGCSFCSITEHEGRIIQNRSQESIINELKEIRDKVPGFTGVISDLGGPTANMYRLGCSDPKAEANCRRPSCVFPGICHKLNTDHKHTIDLYRAARDVEGIKKVVIASGVRYDLAIESPEYVRELVTHHVGGYLKIAPEHTEKGPLSMMMKPGMGTYDRFKELFEKYSAEAGKKQYLIPYFIAAHPGTEDEDMVNLALWLKSNNYRCDQVQNFYPSPMCNATAMYHAEVNPLKRVKYKKPEKVPVAKGEAQRRLHKALLRYHDPANWPMIREALIAMGKRHLIGDRPECLIPEKDSDLVTPAQSRKSGRHGANRFATKHTHSQPGFDALRGNKSGGQGRPNSGNKSNQGKPAGGKPTGSKPTANKPAGNQSARGEQNRGQQGQRGSATGGKPQGSGRPASRGNTQRQPQRAR; encoded by the coding sequence ATGCACAGCGAAGTTACCCCTATCCACCACTACAAAAAATACTGGGCCGAGTGTTTCGGCACAGCGCCATTCTTACCGACCAGTCGTGAAGAAATGGATCAATTAGGCTGGGATAGCTGTGATGTGATTATCGTGACCGGCGATGCTTATGTTGATCACCCAAGCTTTGGTATGGCGATCATCGGCCGCCTGCTTGAAGCACAAGGTTTCCGAGTCGGTATCATTGCGCAACCGGAATGGCAAACCAAAGATGCCTTCATGGCGCTTGGCAAACCGAACCTGTTTTTCGGTGTGACTGCCGGCAACATGGACTCAATGATCAACCGCTACACGGCGGATAAAAAAATTCGTCACGACGATGCGTACACCCCAAACAATAAAGGCGGCATGCGTCCTGATCGCTGTTCATTGGTTTACTCACAACGTTGTCGTGAAGCCTACAAAGATGTGCCGATTGTGCTTGGTGGTATTGAAGCCAGCCTGCGTCGTGTCGCACATTACGATTACTGGTCAGACAAAGTTCGCCGTTCAATCCTGCTGGATGCCAAAGCCGATATTTTGCTATTCGGTAACGCAGAGCGGGCACTGGTTGAGGTTGCACACCGCTTAGCCAATGGCGAATCGATCAACAAGATGATTGATGTACGCGGCACGGCTGTCAATCTGGCGCAGGTACCTGAACACTTTAAGATTATCGATTCAACCCGCATTGATCAGCCAAACAAACCGTTTGTGCCAAGTAACCCGTATGAAGTGGAAACCCAGTGCGCGACCAAAGGTGATGAGAAAGAAGAAGCTCAACCCATCACCATTCGCCCATCACGCCATGATGCGAAAACCACCGCGGTGCGTCTGCCCTCGTTTGAAAAGCTGGTGAATGACCGTATTTTGTACGCGCACGCTAGCCGCGTATTGCACTTAGAAACCAACCCTTATTCTGGTCGTGCGCTGGTGCAGCGTCATGGTGACCGTGAACTGTGGGTTAACCAAGCACCGATCCCGCTCACGACTGAAGAGATGGATTTCGTGTTTGGCCTGTACTACGCCCGTGTTCCGCACCCTAAATATGGCGACGCGAAAATTCCGGCGTACGACATGATCAAGACCTCGGTCAACATCATGCGCGGCTGTTTTGGTGGCTGTTCATTCTGCTCTATCACTGAGCACGAAGGACGCATCATCCAGAACCGTTCGCAAGAGTCGATCATCAATGAGCTGAAAGAAATCCGTGACAAAGTGCCGGGCTTCACTGGCGTGATTTCCGATTTGGGTGGCCCAACCGCGAACATGTATCGCCTCGGCTGTTCAGATCCAAAAGCAGAAGCGAACTGTCGTCGCCCAAGCTGTGTGTTCCCGGGCATCTGTCATAAGCTCAATACCGACCACAAACACACCATCGACCTGTATCGTGCAGCGCGTGATGTGGAGGGTATTAAGAAAGTGGTTATCGCTTCTGGTGTACGTTACGACTTGGCGATTGAATCGCCTGAGTACGTGCGTGAGCTGGTGACTCACCACGTTGGCGGCTATTTGAAGATTGCTCCTGAGCATACGGAAAAAGGCCCACTGAGCATGATGATGAAACCGGGCATGGGTACGTATGATCGCTTTAAAGAGCTGTTTGAAAAATACAGTGCTGAAGCGGGCAAAAAACAGTATCTGATCCCTTACTTCATCGCCGCTCACCCGGGTACTGAAGATGAAGACATGGTCAACCTCGCACTGTGGCTGAAATCCAACAACTACCGTTGTGACCAAGTACAGAACTTCTACCCATCGCCAATGTGTAATGCTACCGCGATGTATCACGCAGAAGTGAACCCGCTGAAACGCGTGAAATACAAGAAACCGGAAAAGGTGCCAGTGGCGAAAGGTGAAGCGCAACGTCGCTTGCATAAAGCCCTGCTACGCTACCATGATCCTGCCAACTGGCCGATGATTCGTGAAGCACTGATTGCGATGGGCAAACGTCATCTGATTGGTGATCGCCCTGAGTGTCTGATCCCTGAAAAAGATTCAGACCTAGTCACCCCAGCACAAAGCCGCAAATCAGGTCGTCATGGCGCGAATCGTTTTGCGACCAAGCATACGCATAGCCAACCGGGCTTTGATGCGCTGCGTGGTAACAAATCTGGCGGCCAAGGTCGTCCAAACAGCGGCAATAAATCGAATCAGGGCAAACCAGCTGGTGGTAAACCGACAGGCAGTAAGCCAACGGCGAACAAGCCTGCGGGCAACCAATCTGCTCGTGGTGAACAAAACCGAGGCCAACAAGGTCAACGTGGTTCAGCGACAGGCGGTAAACCACAAGGTTCTGGTCGTCCTGCCAGCCGTGGTAATACTCAACGTCAGCCGCAACGTGCTCGTTAA
- a CDS encoding EAL domain-containing protein, translated as MNVNLSTVQPQSIGLQTRYAPLDWCYQLASQHMDYDVLMWQSLVGNTRLISKPDDFLEYLPLTQREHAAGFFTQADSAPQSLNTLLVSDEKLVALVAFSVDEVSSQLVRGTITPLLIFHSGMESAFAFDALFDNDHHGVVITDDQTRILACNRYFEQQTGYQQNELLGLKTSVFNSGKHSQHFYLDMWHQLREQGGWSGTILSQRASGEIWPQDLSIKRLSPQKGQNFYIGFTTDLAPHLDRVLDKQAGDVELLTQLPTLSKFNAQLKQRLPKQQTTTGFVLAIQPKFSSDKYYAQLRRLASSLAQNGQVQLCGYHGEGIFLCQLDAEKNLEAQSLMSLQRTLRQFFIELRQRGGQEAHQIVSKGRLGVSVLGVDTDKIDRLVPHAIQAMLEHHAGETRHINFYDRAIHQQIERHKTLGKWVQKWVENGDVDVFYQPIVDSQSWSVVKFEALCRFQAPEVLHASTQELISIAEELGLIDQLDELVGRKALHDLPKIHALFGHHVGMSINRSLNSDLNAEQILRAVADMLAEAPNLTKNITVELTESAYFDSQSQGGEVLQHLRNQGMTVAIDDFGTGFSSFSYLTECQFDYLKIDREFVTNIEVGSRRYAIVKMMTDLAHTLGVKVVAEGVETEHEVYVLKSLGVDLLQGFFFAKPLPLSRLIHASDYRKHLKLTHREAEKQPSEATTLHSLATFTQHRLDPGDPLSLAVEYFNAVQSDVLPVVTAGECVGLVDRSALNLHLTPTMGTELETAREATLWRKPVNQIMRVPLVKLAHDTDLKLLASLLKTNPPPPWVLVEGKKYKGMITAPRLLTYLAN; from the coding sequence ATGAATGTGAATTTATCAACCGTACAACCACAGAGCATTGGCTTACAAACGCGTTATGCACCATTGGATTGGTGTTACCAGTTAGCCAGTCAGCACATGGATTACGATGTTTTGATGTGGCAATCATTGGTGGGAAATACTCGCTTGATTAGCAAGCCCGACGATTTTCTTGAGTACTTGCCTTTGACTCAGCGTGAGCATGCCGCAGGCTTTTTCACGCAAGCAGATTCAGCGCCGCAGAGTCTCAATACCTTATTGGTGAGCGACGAAAAGTTGGTGGCCTTAGTGGCGTTTTCGGTTGACGAAGTGAGTAGCCAGCTTGTTCGAGGGACGATTACGCCATTACTGATTTTCCATTCAGGTATGGAATCCGCCTTTGCCTTTGATGCTTTATTTGATAATGACCACCATGGGGTAGTGATTACCGATGATCAAACCCGAATCTTGGCGTGCAATCGCTATTTTGAACAGCAGACGGGTTATCAACAAAATGAGCTACTGGGGCTAAAAACTAGCGTGTTTAATTCCGGTAAACACTCGCAACATTTTTATCTCGATATGTGGCATCAACTGCGTGAGCAAGGCGGGTGGAGCGGCACGATTTTATCTCAGCGCGCTTCTGGCGAAATTTGGCCACAAGACCTATCCATTAAACGTTTAAGTCCTCAGAAAGGGCAGAATTTTTATATCGGTTTTACCACGGATCTGGCACCGCATTTGGATCGCGTACTGGATAAGCAAGCGGGCGATGTCGAGTTACTGACGCAATTACCGACACTCTCCAAATTCAATGCGCAACTGAAACAGCGTTTACCTAAGCAGCAAACCACTACCGGATTTGTGTTGGCGATACAGCCTAAATTCAGCAGCGATAAATATTATGCGCAGCTCCGCCGATTGGCATCCAGCTTGGCGCAGAATGGACAAGTTCAACTGTGTGGCTACCACGGTGAAGGGATTTTTTTGTGTCAATTGGATGCAGAAAAAAACCTAGAGGCTCAATCTTTAATGTCCTTACAACGCACTTTACGCCAGTTTTTTATTGAGCTGCGGCAACGAGGTGGGCAAGAAGCTCATCAAATTGTCTCTAAGGGGCGTTTAGGGGTTTCGGTATTAGGTGTGGATACCGATAAAATTGATCGCCTCGTTCCCCATGCAATCCAAGCCATGCTGGAGCACCACGCGGGTGAAACTCGACATATCAACTTTTATGATCGCGCGATCCATCAACAGATTGAGCGTCACAAAACGCTGGGGAAATGGGTGCAGAAATGGGTAGAAAATGGTGATGTCGACGTTTTTTATCAGCCCATTGTGGATAGCCAGAGTTGGTCTGTGGTGAAGTTTGAGGCTTTATGCCGTTTTCAAGCCCCAGAAGTTTTGCATGCGTCAACGCAAGAATTAATTTCGATTGCTGAAGAGTTGGGGCTAATTGATCAGTTAGATGAGTTGGTTGGGCGCAAGGCTTTGCATGATTTACCCAAAATTCACGCGTTATTTGGTCACCATGTGGGCATGAGCATTAATCGTTCGTTAAACAGCGATCTAAATGCTGAGCAGATCTTACGAGCGGTGGCAGACATGCTCGCTGAAGCTCCGAATCTAACCAAAAATATCACGGTGGAGTTAACCGAAAGTGCCTATTTTGACTCTCAATCACAAGGAGGGGAGGTGCTACAGCATTTGCGAAATCAAGGGATGACGGTTGCGATTGATGATTTTGGCACTGGCTTCTCTTCGTTCTCTTATCTGACTGAGTGTCAGTTCGATTATTTGAAAATCGATCGCGAGTTCGTGACCAATATCGAAGTGGGTTCGCGCCGCTATGCCATCGTAAAAATGATGACCGATCTTGCTCATACTTTGGGGGTTAAGGTCGTTGCAGAAGGGGTTGAGACTGAACATGAAGTTTATGTGCTCAAATCATTGGGAGTGGATTTGTTGCAGGGATTCTTTTTTGCGAAGCCTCTGCCACTAAGCCGCCTTATTCATGCTTCTGATTATCGTAAACATCTTAAGCTGACCCACCGTGAAGCAGAAAAGCAGCCAAGCGAAGCCACGACACTGCACAGTTTGGCGACCTTTACTCAACATCGGCTCGATCCTGGGGATCCGCTTTCGCTGGCAGTGGAGTATTTCAATGCAGTGCAGTCGGATGTTTTGCCTGTGGTCACGGCGGGAGAATGTGTCGGGTTGGTGGATAGGTCAGCGCTGAATTTGCACCTTACGCCAACCATGGGCACAGAACTGGAGACCGCGCGTGAAGCTACCCTCTGGCGTAAACCTGTCAATCAAATCATGCGCGTGCCATTAGTTAAACTGGCTCATGATACGGATCTCAAGCTATTAGCTTCGTTGCTCAAAACCAATCCACCGCCACCTTGGGTGTTGGTCGAAGGTAAAAAATACAAGGGTATGATTACTGCACCGCGTTTGCTCACTTATTTAGCAAATTGA